The Chryseobacterium sp. JV274 sequence GGAAGGCATCTGAAAGTACAGCTTGAAAACGAAGATCTGGTTCATGCAAGATTGATACATAGTTTAACCATTAAAACGGAGTAAGATGCACAAAATATTTTTAACAGTCATCTTCATGATGATAATGAGTAGCAAAATATTTGCTCAACAGATGATTCCTAAGCAAATTGGTGTTGAATTTTCTTATTCAGTATTTCGAAAATCTCCAGAAAAACAAAATTATATGTTAAGTATTGGGCTTGTTTCTTACTCGAAGAATGGTAATTACTTTTTTGGACTGGCAGAATATGGTAGAAAATATTATAAATACACAAGCGGCGATATCCCGATAGATAGTTTCCTGCTGAGCAGTGGGTACAGTTTTTATGTTTGGGGAGACTTCATGCGAAATGTCAATTTTAATCTGGGAATTGGAGGTCTTGTTGGTTATGAGCAGATTAATAGAGGTGATGAATTGTTGTATGATGGATCAAAGCTTAACTCTACAGGTAATTTTATTT is a genomic window containing:
- a CDS encoding conjugal transfer protein TraO yields the protein MHKIFLTVIFMMIMSSKIFAQQMIPKQIGVEFSYSVFRKSPEKQNYMLSIGLVSYSKNGNYFFGLAEYGRKYYKYTSGDIPIDSFLLSSGYSFYVWGDFMRNVNFNLGIGGLVGYEQINRGDELLYDGSKLNSTGNFIYGTNGKLSIESYLTEHLVFLVNGQLRFLKNSQMVNFHSLLGVGIRYNF